The following coding sequences are from one Carassius auratus strain Wakin chromosome 15, ASM336829v1, whole genome shotgun sequence window:
- the irs1 gene encoding insulin receptor substrate 1-B, with translation MASPTTEQGCFSDVKKVGYLRKPKSMHKRFFVLRAASASGPSRLEYYENEKKWRHKSGAPKRSIPLESCFNINKRADSKNKHLVALYTKDEYFAIAADSEVEQESWYQTLVDLHNRGKVHETAAARGVGEDNYGEATPGPAFKEVWQVILKPKGLGHTKNLIGVYRLCLTNKTISFVKLNSDAAAVVLQLMNIRRCGHSENFFFIEVGRSAVTGPGEFWMQVDDSVVAQNMHETLLEAMKAMSEEFRPRSKSQSSSNCSNPISVPVRRHHNNNPPPSQVGLGRRSRAESVTTTSPVRPGKHSHSFRVRASSDGEGTMSRPASVDGSPSSPSTARPQSQRHRGGSSRLHPPLNHSRSIPTPTSRCSPSAISPVSLSSSSTSGHGSTSDCLFPRRSSASISGSPSDGGFISSDEYGSSPCDFRSSFRSVTPDSLGHTPPAREEEINNYICMAKPGSLPGAGSQSRSQSRGTPSRLDEPELEKCFRKRTHSSGASPPTPCHQKTPSQSSATSLEEYTVMMPTYPRSRSASSSSSSYRHSFMPTHSYPEESIDTSQAKDHSRPDHKDDGYMPMLPGVAPATPTTKSGDYMPMSPKSVSAPQQIINPRQHSHVDSNGYMMMSPSGSCSPDGTTNYGKIWTNGVNSKLSVESMEGKVSSCGDYINMSPASCSTTSTPPDCFFNPVEDHPKPMYAYFSLPRSFKHANRKQDQSPLRISLGSSRLAYADSSSSSASSDSLGGQGNSQQSAVKPKRTESNGRLTRPTRLSLDASKASTLPRTRESPFPTEPKSPGEYVNIEFNSKAFSASLASLEVDAEAQSDLSSSEYMNMQLGSRQAGRLCPEMQISTSCSDYAIITPSNSVSSPPLPCESICSRDYISMQLASCTSFPDPRMMLMTEALPDADDAPPCSVSPNHDVTTLSGVPGRPVLIGPLSGLSAFTRVNSTSGRNQGAKVIRADPQGRRRHSSETFASTATRGTVDTSATCQSGDVKRHSSASFENVWLRPGEASAASAGPPASTVTNGRRENTSGPIPTLTNHDQNGLNYIDLDLVQNGEQHVPDWNAFQSRPVELGAVEGIEELSAYASINFPKSDETRGNLTSREE, from the coding sequence aTGGCAAGCCCCACCACGGAGCAAGGATGTTTTTCAGACGTGAAGAAGGTGGGTTATTTAAGGAAACCCAAAAGCATGCACAAAAGGTTTTTTGTACTGAGGGCGGCGAGCGCCTCCGGACCGTCCCGACTGGAGTACTATGAAAACGAGAAGAAGTGGAGACATAAATCTGGAGCACCGAAAAGGTCCATTCCGCTGGAGAGCTGCTTTAACATAAACAAAAGAGCGGATTCTAAAAACAAACATCTCGTCGCGCTTTATACCAAGGATGAGTACTTCGCCATCGCTGCTGACAGCGAGGTAGAGCAGGAGTCGTGGTATCAAACCTTGGTTGATCTTCATAACAGAGGTAAGGTCCACGAAACTGCCGCGGCCCGCGGAGTTGGCGAGGATAATTACGGCGAAGCCACGCCGGGACCTGCCTTCAAAGAGGTTTGGCAGGTTATTTTGAAACCAAAGGGTCTGGGTCACACAAAGAACTTGATTGGTGTTTACAGATTATGCCTCACCAATAAGACTAtcagttttgtgaaactcaaTTCTGATGCGGCTGCTGTGGTCCTGCAGTTAATGAACATTAGAAGATGTGGTCACTCTGAAAATTTCTTTTTCATTGAAGTCGGGAGATCTGCTGTGACGGGGCCTGGGGAGTTTTGGATGCAAGTGGATGACTCCGTTGTGGCTCAGAACATGCATGAAACTCTACTAGAAGCCATGAAAGCCATGAGTGAGGAGTTCAGACCCCGCAGCAAAAGTCAGTCATCTTCCAATTGCTCAAACCCCATCTCAGTGCCTGTCAGGAGGCATCATAACAACAATCCTCCCCCAAGTCAAGTTGGCTTGGGCAGGCGCTCTCGGGCAGAGAGTGTGACAACCACTTCTCCAGTTAGACCTGGCAAACACAGCCATTCGTTCAGAGTGAGAGCGTCCAGTGATGGGGAGGGCACCATGTCCAGGCCGGCTTCAGTGGATGGGAGTCCAAGCAGTCCGAGCACAGCCCGACCTCAATCACAGCGACACAGGGGTGGATCCTCCAGACTTCACCCTCCACTCAATCACAGCAGATCAATCCCCACGCCCACCTCACGTTGCTCCCCCTCAGCCATCAGCCCTGTCAGCTTGTCTTCCAGCAGCACCAGCGGACATGGATCCACATCTGACTGCCTCTTTCCACGGCGCTCTAGCGCCTCCATATCTGGATCGCCCAGTGATGGCGGATTCATCTCCTCGGATGAATATGGATCCAGCCCATGTGACTTTCGAAGCTCCTTCCGTAGTGTGACTCCAGACTCGCTTGGTCACACGCCACCTGCAAGAGAGGAGGAGATAAACAATTACATCTGCATGGCCAAGCCTGGTTCACTTCCTGGTGCCGGGAGCCAATCGCGTAGCCAATCTAGGGGAACGCCATCAAGACTGGATGAGCCTGAGCTGGAGAAATGTTTCCGGAAGAGAACACATTCTTCTGGTGCGTCACCGCCAACGCCGTGCCATCAAAAAACTCCCTCACAATCGTCTGCTACTTCGCTGGAGGAATATACTGTAATGATGCCCACATACCCAAGAAGCCGCTCTGCAtcgtcatcatcgtcatcataCAGGCACTCCTTCATGCCAACACATTCATACCCAGAGGAAAGTATAGACACTTCACAAGCTAAAGACCACAGTAGACCAGATCACAAAGATGACGGCTACATGCCCATGCTGCCAGGAGTTGCGCCTGCGACCCCAACCACGAAGAGCGGTGACTACATGCCCATGAGTCCAAAAAGTGTGTCTGCACCACAGCAAATTATCAACCCCCGGCAACACTCGCATGTTGACTCTAATGGTTACATGATGATGTCACCAAGTGGCAGCTGCTCTCCAGATGGCACAACAAACTATGGCAAGATCTGGACTAATGGCGTCAACTCTAAGCTCTCCGTAGAGAGCATGGAAGGTAAAGTGTCGTCTTGTGGAGATTACATAAACATGTCCCCGGCTAGTTGTTCAACGACCAGCACACCTCCAGACTGTTTTTTCAACCCTGTAGAAGATCATCCCAAGCCAATGTACGCTTACTTCTCTTTGCCCCGCTCCTTCAAACATGCCAACAGAAAGCAGGATCAGAGCCCTCTTCGGATATCACTGGGCTCAAGTCGATTGGCGTATGCCGACTCTTCCTCGTCTTCAGCGAGCAGCGACAGCTTGGGTGGTCAAGGCAACTCGCAGCAGTCTGCTGTCAAACCCAAAAGGACAGAGAGCAACGGGAGGCTGACACGTCCGACACGGCTGTCACTGGACGCTAGCAAAGCAAGTACTCTTCCACGAACACGTGAGAGTCCCTTCCCCACAGAGCCCAAAAGTCCTGGCGAGTATGTCAACATTGAATTCAACAGCAAGGCGTTTTCGGCGAGCTTGGCGTCACTGGAAGTGGATGCTGAGGCCCAATCAGATCTTTCATCATCGGAGTACATGAACATGCAGTTGGGGTCGAGGCAAGCTGGGCGTTTGTGCCCAGAAATGCAGATTTCCACTTCCTGTTCGGACTATGCCATAATCACTCCATCAAACTCTGTATCCTCCCCTCCACTGCCCTGTGAGAGCATATGTAGCCGTGACTACATCAGTATGCAGTTAGCATCCTGCACTAGCTTTCCAGATCCTCGAATGATGCTGATGACCGAGGCCTTGCCGGATGCAGATGATGCCCCTCCTTGTTCTGTATCACCCAATCATGATGTGACAACATTAAGTGGTGTTCCAGGAAGACCAGTTCTGATCGGACCCTTGTCAGGTCTAAGTGCATTCACACGAGTAAACTCCACTTCTGGGCGGAACCAAGGGGCTAAAGTAATCCGGGCTGACCCACAGGGTCGACGGCGACACAGTTCAGAAACTTTTGCTTCAACTGCAACCAGAGGGACAGTTGACACTTCGGCCACCTGTCAATCAGGGGATGTGAAGCGCCACAGCTCTGCCTCTTTCGAGAATGTGTGGTTAAGACCCGGTGAGGCCTCTGCTGCTTCTGCCGGTCCACCTGCATCTACAGTAACCAATGGACGAAGGGAAAACACTTCAGGCCCAATTCCCACACTAACAAACCATGACCAGAACGGCCTGAATTACATCGATCTGGATCTGGTGCAGAATGGAGAGCAGCATGTTCCAGACTGGAATGCGTTCCAATCTCGGCCAGTGGAGCTGGGAGCTGTCGAAGGCATAGAAGAGCTCAGTGCCTACGCCAGTATAAACTTCCCCAAATCAGATGAGACCAGAGGGAATCTCACAAGCAGAGAAG